Proteins from a single region of Theobroma cacao cultivar B97-61/B2 chromosome 10, Criollo_cocoa_genome_V2, whole genome shotgun sequence:
- the LOC18586815 gene encoding two-component response regulator ARR12: MEENSVVEVDDNAVHELRVLAIDAQIFSLQYLSVVLHKCNYKVKTTTSAAEALEILRANKYEFDTVLVDVDSATIKGFKLLEIIGLEMYLPVIMVTGDGSLENIVKGLIHGAVDYIIKPVGVQEIKNSLWHCVSLNNAYWGSQQSMDSQESSDHQSLKPLEHSNASITVEDDKHSTPLDDASSSCQKKRRLVWTPELDAKFVRAVQTLSKGSMVHPKRILAIMNEPGLNRAKVASHLQKYRMSLKKQQGFDIGSVTRYSSTKRTNRRNGKAGDVNADPLAVPSFNPFHSLEDINSIFLDPIGGGNTVMSQHRIPYGGLLVDPQKPYQSVPYSCLNDPNFQTPDFKSFNYYNYCLGMNIQPHDLGSLPLPGTTSRSPYFHDVGSEASTPSSAPFYPSSNAFLAPETDVAFQSPFAVASAPNLFPVKRSWTTWQSTNLGNLLLPAARRLLSCGE; encoded by the exons ATGGAAGAGAATTCAGTAGTTGAAGTTGATGATAATGCTGTCCACGAGTTACGAGTTCTTGCTATCGACGCTCAGATTTTCAGCCTTCAGTATCTTAGTGTTGTGCTCCATAAGTGCAACTACAAAG TTAAAACAACAACATCGGCAGCTGAAGCTCTAGAGATATTGAGAGCAAAcaaatatgaatttgataCTGTGCTTGTTGATGTTGACAGTGCTACCATCAAGGGTTTTAAGCTTCTGGAGATTATAGGACTTGAGATGTATTTACCGGTGATAA TGGTGACTGGAGACGGCAGTCTAGAAAACATAGTCAAGGGTCTGATTCATGGTGCTGTGGATTACATCATAAAGCCCGTTGGGGTGCAGGAGATCAAGAATAGTCTTTGGCACTGCGTTTCTCTCAATAACGCCTACTGGGGTTCTCAACAATCTATGGACTCCCAAGAATCATCGGACCACCAAAGTCTAAAGCCTTTGGAACATTCCAATGCTAGTATTACAGTTGAAGATGATAAACACAGCACTCCATTAGATGATGCCTCTTCTAGTTGTCAGAAGAAAAGGAGGTTGGTATGGACCCCGGAGCTTGATGCCAAGTTTGTAAGGGCTGTTCAGACACTGTCAAAGG GTTCAATGGTGCATCCAAAAAGGATACTTGCAATTATGAATGAACCGGGACTCAACCGGGCAAAAGTCGCTAGTCATCTGCAG AAATATAGAATGTCGTTGAAGAAGCAACAAGGTTTTGATATCGGAAGTGTTACCCGGTATTCATCCACAAAGAGAACCAACCGCAGAAATGGGAAAGCTGGCGATGTTAATGCTGATCCTTTAGCTGTTCCAAGCTTTAATCCATTTCACTCCTTGGAGGACATCAACTCTATCTTTCTCGACCCAATTGGAGGGGGGAATACCGTAATGTCACAGCATAGAATACCGTATGGCGGCTTGTTGGTGGATCCACAGAAACCATATCAATCCGTTCCTTATAGTTGTTTGAATGATCCAAACTTTCAAACCCCAGATttcaaatcttttaattattataattactGCTTAGGAATGAATATTCAGCCTCATGATCTTGGATCCCTGCCTCTTCCGGGGACTACATCTCGGTCACCATACTTTCATGATGTGGGCTCCGAGGCTAGTACTCCTAGCAGTGCGCCATTTTATCCATCCTCAAATGCATTTTTGGCACCTGAAACAGATGTAGCTTTCCAGTCCCCTTTTGCTGTTGCTTCTGCCCCAAATCTTTTTCCAG TTAAGCGATCATGGACCACCTGGCAGTCTACGAATCTTGGCAACTTACTCCTCCCAGCAGCCAGAAGGCTCTTATCTTGCGGAGAGTGA